A DNA window from Salvelinus fontinalis isolate EN_2023a chromosome 28, ASM2944872v1, whole genome shotgun sequence contains the following coding sequences:
- the LOC129826246 gene encoding GTPase-activating protein and VPS9 domain-containing protein 1-like isoform X1, whose protein sequence is MVKPDIHTLAHHLKQERLYVASEKQLIQRLNGDVLKTAERLYRAAWITKQQRINLDRLILTSAEASPAECCQHAKVLEDTQFLDGYKTLGFQESIYGEFLGRVRENPRLLASCLVAGERLNQEHTQGVIYTVFTSLYGNCIMQEDERYLLQVLRYLVEFELKESDNPRRLLRRGTCAFSILFKLFSEGLYSAKLFLTATLHEPIMQLLVEDEDHLETDPSKVTERFTPAQQERLFGEKGSEGYRQKVAAAVEANEAKLVTLVNKFIGYLKQNTYCFPHNLRWIVSQMYKTLSCVERLEVGEVRTMCTDLLLTCFICPAIVNPEQYGIISDAPINEVARFNLMQVGQLLQQLAMADDDGDPRRKKSLAKFDKSCVAAFLDVVIGGRAVETPPMSSMNLLEGLSRTVAYMTHSQLLCLVDFVRSVMAGDHLREEEHMLLETMLANVPQSRTVKSNSLELTPSNTPQLSPATTPANKKNRNIGQQLATSWDSTTTTLSAHIPLVTPFAASRSRSRSELAQQGEAEASSLESLQEVMPDEVLVISLGSSPQTIPGMMSENEVLTMQLTDGSQGDIPADDTKHHGKPDKTLRFSLCSDNLEGISEGPSNRSNSVSSLDLEGESVSELGAGPSGSNGVEALQLLEHEHATTQDNLDDKLRKFEIRDMMGLTDDRDISETVSETWSTDVLGSDFDPNMDEDRLQEIAGATVENMLGSLLCLPGSSSVLLDPYGSTISETTSEAWSVEVLPSDSEAPDLKQEERLQELESCSGLGSTSDDTEVREVSSRPSTPGLSVISATSEDRGKTEDLRSECSSDFGGKDSVTSPDGEESSHGAHHSLASPASQADSLLAMFDPLSSGEGFSTGTIVRPKVHYARPLHPPPDPPIPEACALGQEPRYSLFTPHCLAQAELEHTKQRHSYPDRLVRSRSSDIVCQGRRPTSDPGLNRRAAAEERDPAGHFSMGPSSSPSKDSLKGEVEERKDSDEEKSDRNRPWWKKRFQSAIPKVLYWTAESEVPAPIAFRKRDRQEKDDVGHERVPQDETLSRNSQAQAAEDILDKYRNIKRTSPSEGATAAAYDTTGELCGEEGLHDEALQNMSTDDLPDSASQTAQQHDSSKFSFSDAKKKLRLALCSADSVAFPLMAPATTRNGLPDHTDSEDNEIVCFLKVQLAEAINLQDKNQMAQIQETTRCVSRFDARTCRKLLAAIAEDYRKRAPYIAYLTRCRQGLQTSQAHLERLLQRVLRDKEVANRYFTTVCVRLLLEHMEAKSLDFIKAFQGCTASDDKTAAVEDFLRYLYGAMAHDAIWQYASEDQLQDAQMAIERSVMNRIFKLAFYPNQDGDILRDQLLQEHIARLSKVVTANHKALQIPEVYAREAPWPSAQSEIRTISAYKTPRDKVQCILRMCSTIMNLLSLANEDSVPGADDFVPVLVFVLIKANPPCLLSTIQYINNFYASRLSGEECYWWMQFTAAVEFIKTIDDRK, encoded by the exons ATGGTGAAGCCAGACATCCACACTCTGGCCCACCACCTGAAGCAGGAGCGGCTGTATGTGGCTTCAGAGAAGCAGCTGATCCAGCGGCTCAACGGGGACGTGCTGAAGACTGCTGAGAGACTGTACCGTGCTGCCTGGATCACCAAACAGCAGAGGATCAATCTCGACAGGCTCATTCTCACCAG TGCTGAGGCCTCCCCGGCCGAATGCTGCCAGCATGCCAAAGTGCTGGAGGACACACAGTTCCTGGACGGCTACAAGACTCTGGGCTTTCAGGAGAGCATCTATGGGGAGTTCCTGGGTCGGGTGCGCGAGAACCCTCGGCTGTtggcctcctgcctggtggctGGGGAGAGGCTGAACCAGGAGCACACACAGGGGGTCATTTACACGGTCTTCACCTCACTCTACGGCAACTGTATCATGCAGGAGGATGAGCGCTACCTGCTGCAG GTCCTCCGCTACTTGGTGGAGTTTGAGCTGAAGGAGAGCGACAACCCTCGGCGGCTGCTGCGGCGGGGCACGTGCGCCTTCAGCATCCTCTTCAAGCTCTTCTCCGAGGGGCTGTACTCGGCCAAGCTTTTCCTCACCGCCACCCTCCACGAGCCCATCATGCAGCTGCTGGTGGAGGACGAGGACCACCTGGAGACGGACCCCTCCAAGGTGACGGAGCGCTTCACGCCGGCCCAGCAGGAGCGCCTCTTTGGGGAGAAGGGCTCGGAGGGCTACAGACAGAAGGTGGCAGCCGCCGTGGAAGCCAACGAGGCCAAGCTGGTGACCCTGGTCAACAAGTTCATCGGCTACCTGAAGCAGAACACCTACTGCTTCCCCCACAACCTGCGCTGGATAGTGTCTCAGATGTACAAGACACTGTCGTGCGTGGAACGGCTGGAGGTGGGCGAGGTGCGGACCATGTGCACGGACCTGCTGCTCACCTGCTTCATCTGCCCAGCCATAGTCAACCCTGAGCAGTACGGCATCATCTCAGACGCCCCTATCAATGAGGTGGCTCGCTTCAACCTCATGCAG GTAGGGCAGCTTCTTCAACAGTTGGCAATGGCTGACGATGATGGAGACCCCCGGAGGAAAAAGAGTTTGGCCAAGTTCGATAAG AGCTGTGTAGCTGCCTTCTTGGATGTGGTAATCGGAGGGAGAGCTGTGGAGACACCGCCCATGTCCTCCATGAACCTACTAGAAGGACTCAGCAGGACTGTGGCGTACATGACACACAGTCAGCTCCTCTGCCTG GTGGACTTTGTACGGAGTGTGATGGCAGGGGACCACCTCCGGGAGGAGGAGCACATGCTCCTGGAGACCATGCTGGCCAACGTGCCCCAGTCCCGCACGGTGAAGAGCAACAGTCTGGAGCTCACCCCCTCCAACACCCCCCAGCTCTCCCCAGCCACCACCCCCGCCAACAAAAAAAACAGGAACATAG GACAACAGTTAGCAACTTCCTGGGACTCCACAACCACCACCCTGTCTGCTCACATTCCATTAGTTACCCCTTTTG CAGCCTCCCGCAGTCGTAGCCGTTCCGAGCTGGCCCAGCAGGGGGAGGCAGAGGCTAGCTCTCTGGAGTCCCTGCAGGAGGTTATGCCAGATGAGGTGCTGGTGATCTCACTAGGAAGCAGCCCGCAGACCATCCCTGGGATGATGTCAGAGAATGAG GTGTTGACCATGCAGCTGACTGATGGGTCACAAGGGGACATTCCTGCAGATGACACCAAGCAccatggcaagccagacaaaaccCTGCGCTTCTCCCTCTGCAGTGACAACCTGGAGGGCATCTCAGAGG GTCCATCTAACCGGTCTAATTCTGTGTCGTCTCTGGACCTGGAGGGAGAGTCTGTGTCTGAGCTGGGAGCTGGGCCATCAGGGAGCAATGGGGTGGAGGCTCTACAACTGCTGGAGCATGAACATG CCACCACTCAGGACAACCTGGATGACAAACTGCGTAAGTTTGAGATCCGCGACATGATGGGCCTGACAGATGACCGGGACATCTCTGAGACAGTGAGTGAGACCTGGAGCACAGACGTGCTGGGCAGCGACTTTGACCCCAACATGGATGAGGATCGACTGCAGGAAATAGCTG GGGCGACTGTAGAGAACATGCTGGGCAGCCTGCTGTGCCTACCAGGCTCCAGCTCAGTGCTGCTAGACCCTTATGGATCCACCATCTCAGAGACCACCAGCGAGGCCTGGAGTGTGGAGGTCCTGCCCAGCGACTCAG AAGCCCCAGACCTGAAGCAGGAAGAGCGTCTACAGGAGTTGGAGAGCTGCTCagggctgggcagcacctccgaTGACACAGAGGTCAGAGAGGTCAGCTCCCGGCCCAGCACCCCAGGGCTCAGCGTCATCTCAG CGACATCAGAAGATAGAGGCAAGACGGAGGACCTACGGTCGGAGTGCAGCTCGGACTTTGGGGGGAAGGACTCTGTGACCAGTCCAGATGGGGAGGAGTCGTCCCACg GAGCACACCACAGTTTGGCTTCTCCGGCCTCGCAGGCAGACTCCTTACTGGCCATGTTCGATCCCCTATCCTCCGGGGAAG GTTTCTCTACTGGTACCATCGTGAGGCCCAAAGTGCACTACGCCAGGCCCCTTCATCCTCCCCCTGACCCTCCCATCCCAGAGGCCTGTGCCCTAGGCCAGGAGCCCCGCTACTCCCTGTTCACGCCCCACTGCCTGGCCCAAGCTGAGCTGGAGCACACCAAGCAACGCCACTCCTACCCAGACAGGCTGGTACGCAGCCGCAGCTCTGATATTGTTTGCCAAGGCCGCCGGCCTACCAGCGACCCGGGACTCAACCGCAGAGCGGCAGCCGAGGAGCGGGACCCTGCCGGGCACTTCTCCATGGGGCCGTCCTCGTCCCCCAGCAAGGATTCCCTAAAAGGAGAG GTTGAGGAGAGAAAGGACAGTGATGAGGAAAAGTCTGATCGCAACAGACCATGGTGGAAGAAACGTTTTCAGTCAGCCATTCCCAAAG TGCTGTATTGGACGGCTGAGAGTGAAGTCCCAG CTCCGATAGCCTTCCGGAAAAGGGACAGGCAGGAGAAAGACGATGTGGGCCATGAACGCGTCCCACAAG ACGAAACTCTGTCCAGGAACTCCCAGGCCCAGGCAGCAGAAGACATCCTGGACAAATACAGGAACATCAAGAGGACCAGCCCTAGTGAAGGAGCCACCGCTGCAGCCTATGACACCACAGGAG AGCTGTGTGGAGAGGAGGGTTTACACGACGAAGCTCTGCAGAACATGTCCACAGACGACCTGCCAGactcagccagccagacagcccagCAACACGACTCCAGCAAGTTCTCATTCAG TGATGCAAAGAAGAAGTTGAGACTGGCCTTGTGTTCAGCAGACTCTGTGGCTTTCCCCCTCATGGCTCCTGCCACCACACGCAATGGGCTGCCTGACCACACGGACTCTGAAG ACAATGAGATCGTGTGCTTCCTGAAGGTCCAGCTGGCGGAGGCCATCAACCTGCAGGATAAGAACCAGATGGCCCAGATCCAGGAGACCACTCGCTGCGTCAGCCGCTTTGACGCACGTACCTGCAGGAAGCTGCTGGCAGCCATCGCCGAGGATTACAG GAAGCGGGCGCCCTACATAGCGTATCTGACGCGGTGTCGGCAAGGCCTGCAGACGTCCCAGGCCCACCTGGAGCGGCTGCTGCAGCGGGTGCTGAGGGACAAAGAGGTGGCTAACCGCTACTTCACCACAGTCTGTGTTCGCCTCCTACTGGAACACATGGAGGCGAAGTCCCTGGACTTCATCAAAG CCTTCCAGGGGTGCACAGCGTCAGATGACAAGACGGCGGCAGTGGAGGACTTCCTGCGCTACCTGTACGGGGCCATGGCCCATGATGCCATCTGGCAGTACGCCAGCGAGGACCAGCTGCAGGATGCCCAGATGGCCATAGAGCGCAGCGTCATGAACCGCATCTTCAAGCTGGCCTTCTACCCCAACCAGGACGGGGACATCCTGAGAGACCA GCTTCTTCAGGAACACATAGCGCGTCTCTCAAAAGTGGTGACGGCAAATCACAAAGCTCTTCAAATCCCAGAG GTGTATGCGAGGGAGGCTCCCTGGCCGTCTGCCCAGTCGGAGATCCGGACCATCAGTGCCTACAAGACTCCTCGGGACAAAGTGCAGTGTATACTGCGCATGTGTTCCACCATCATGAACCTCCTGAGTCTGGCCAACGAGGACTCTGTCCCTGGAGCTGACGACTTCGTCCCTGTGCTTGTCTTTGTCCTGATAAAG GCAAACCCGCCCTGCCTGCTGTCCACTATTCAGTACATCAATAATTTCTACGCCAGCCGGCTGAGTGGGGAGGAGTGCTATTGGTGGATGCAGTTCACCGCGGCAGTGGAATTCATTAAGACCATCGATGATCGCAAGTGA
- the LOC129826246 gene encoding GTPase-activating protein and VPS9 domain-containing protein 1-like isoform X9, whose protein sequence is MVKPDIHTLAHHLKQERLYVASEKQLIQRLNGDVLKTAERLYRAAWITKQQRINLDRLILTSAEASPAECCQHAKVLEDTQFLDGYKTLGFQESIYGEFLGRVRENPRLLASCLVAGERLNQEHTQGVIYTVFTSLYGNCIMQEDERYLLQVLRYLVEFELKESDNPRRLLRRGTCAFSILFKLFSEGLYSAKLFLTATLHEPIMQLLVEDEDHLETDPSKVTERFTPAQQERLFGEKGSEGYRQKVAAAVEANEAKLVTLVNKFIGYLKQNTYCFPHNLRWIVSQMYKTLSCVERLEVGEVRTMCTDLLLTCFICPAIVNPEQYGIISDAPINEVARFNLMQVGQLLQQLAMADDDGDPRRKKSLAKFDKSCVAAFLDVVIGGRAVETPPMSSMNLLEGLSRTVAYMTHSQLLCLVDFVRSVMAGDHLREEEHMLLETMLANVPQSRTVKSNSLELTPSNTPQLSPATTPANKKNRNIAASRSRSRSELAQQGEAEASSLESLQEVMPDEVLVISLGSSPQTIPGMMSENEVLTMQLTDGSQGDIPADDTKHHGKPDKTLRFSLCSDNLEGISEGPSNRSNSVSSLDLEGESVSELGAGPSGSNGVEALQLLEHEHATTQDNLDDKLRKFEIRDMMGLTDDRDISETVSETWSTDVLGSDFDPNMDEDRLQEIAGATVENMLGSLLCLPGSSSVLLDPYGSTISETTSEAWSVEVLPSDSEAPDLKQEERLQELESCSGLGSTSDDTEVREVSSRPSTPGLSVISATSEDRGKTEDLRSECSSDFGGKDSVTSPDGEESSHGAHHSLASPASQADSLLAMFDPLSSGEGFSTGTIVRPKVHYARPLHPPPDPPIPEACALGQEPRYSLFTPHCLAQAELEHTKQRHSYPDRLVRSRSSDIVCQGRRPTSDPGLNRRAAAEERDPAGHFSMGPSSSPSKDSLKGEVEERKDSDEEKSDRNRPWWKKRFQSAIPKAPIAFRKRDRQEKDDVGHERVPQDETLSRNSQAQAAEDILDKYRNIKRTSPSEGATAAAYDTTGELCGEEGLHDEALQNMSTDDLPDSASQTAQQHDSSKFSFSDAKKKLRLALCSADSVAFPLMAPATTRNGLPDHTDSEDNEIVCFLKVQLAEAINLQDKNQMAQIQETTRCVSRFDARTCRKLLAAIAEDYRKRAPYIAYLTRCRQGLQTSQAHLERLLQRVLRDKEVANRYFTTVCVRLLLEHMEAKSLDFIKAFQGCTASDDKTAAVEDFLRYLYGAMAHDAIWQYASEDQLQDAQMAIERSVMNRIFKLAFYPNQDGDILRDQLLQEHIARLSKVVTANHKALQIPEVYAREAPWPSAQSEIRTISAYKTPRDKVQCILRMCSTIMNLLSLANEDSVPGADDFVPVLVFVLIKANPPCLLSTIQYINNFYASRLSGEECYWWMQFTAAVEFIKTIDDRK, encoded by the exons ATGGTGAAGCCAGACATCCACACTCTGGCCCACCACCTGAAGCAGGAGCGGCTGTATGTGGCTTCAGAGAAGCAGCTGATCCAGCGGCTCAACGGGGACGTGCTGAAGACTGCTGAGAGACTGTACCGTGCTGCCTGGATCACCAAACAGCAGAGGATCAATCTCGACAGGCTCATTCTCACCAG TGCTGAGGCCTCCCCGGCCGAATGCTGCCAGCATGCCAAAGTGCTGGAGGACACACAGTTCCTGGACGGCTACAAGACTCTGGGCTTTCAGGAGAGCATCTATGGGGAGTTCCTGGGTCGGGTGCGCGAGAACCCTCGGCTGTtggcctcctgcctggtggctGGGGAGAGGCTGAACCAGGAGCACACACAGGGGGTCATTTACACGGTCTTCACCTCACTCTACGGCAACTGTATCATGCAGGAGGATGAGCGCTACCTGCTGCAG GTCCTCCGCTACTTGGTGGAGTTTGAGCTGAAGGAGAGCGACAACCCTCGGCGGCTGCTGCGGCGGGGCACGTGCGCCTTCAGCATCCTCTTCAAGCTCTTCTCCGAGGGGCTGTACTCGGCCAAGCTTTTCCTCACCGCCACCCTCCACGAGCCCATCATGCAGCTGCTGGTGGAGGACGAGGACCACCTGGAGACGGACCCCTCCAAGGTGACGGAGCGCTTCACGCCGGCCCAGCAGGAGCGCCTCTTTGGGGAGAAGGGCTCGGAGGGCTACAGACAGAAGGTGGCAGCCGCCGTGGAAGCCAACGAGGCCAAGCTGGTGACCCTGGTCAACAAGTTCATCGGCTACCTGAAGCAGAACACCTACTGCTTCCCCCACAACCTGCGCTGGATAGTGTCTCAGATGTACAAGACACTGTCGTGCGTGGAACGGCTGGAGGTGGGCGAGGTGCGGACCATGTGCACGGACCTGCTGCTCACCTGCTTCATCTGCCCAGCCATAGTCAACCCTGAGCAGTACGGCATCATCTCAGACGCCCCTATCAATGAGGTGGCTCGCTTCAACCTCATGCAG GTAGGGCAGCTTCTTCAACAGTTGGCAATGGCTGACGATGATGGAGACCCCCGGAGGAAAAAGAGTTTGGCCAAGTTCGATAAG AGCTGTGTAGCTGCCTTCTTGGATGTGGTAATCGGAGGGAGAGCTGTGGAGACACCGCCCATGTCCTCCATGAACCTACTAGAAGGACTCAGCAGGACTGTGGCGTACATGACACACAGTCAGCTCCTCTGCCTG GTGGACTTTGTACGGAGTGTGATGGCAGGGGACCACCTCCGGGAGGAGGAGCACATGCTCCTGGAGACCATGCTGGCCAACGTGCCCCAGTCCCGCACGGTGAAGAGCAACAGTCTGGAGCTCACCCCCTCCAACACCCCCCAGCTCTCCCCAGCCACCACCCCCGCCAACAAAAAAAACAGGAACATAG CAGCCTCCCGCAGTCGTAGCCGTTCCGAGCTGGCCCAGCAGGGGGAGGCAGAGGCTAGCTCTCTGGAGTCCCTGCAGGAGGTTATGCCAGATGAGGTGCTGGTGATCTCACTAGGAAGCAGCCCGCAGACCATCCCTGGGATGATGTCAGAGAATGAG GTGTTGACCATGCAGCTGACTGATGGGTCACAAGGGGACATTCCTGCAGATGACACCAAGCAccatggcaagccagacaaaaccCTGCGCTTCTCCCTCTGCAGTGACAACCTGGAGGGCATCTCAGAGG GTCCATCTAACCGGTCTAATTCTGTGTCGTCTCTGGACCTGGAGGGAGAGTCTGTGTCTGAGCTGGGAGCTGGGCCATCAGGGAGCAATGGGGTGGAGGCTCTACAACTGCTGGAGCATGAACATG CCACCACTCAGGACAACCTGGATGACAAACTGCGTAAGTTTGAGATCCGCGACATGATGGGCCTGACAGATGACCGGGACATCTCTGAGACAGTGAGTGAGACCTGGAGCACAGACGTGCTGGGCAGCGACTTTGACCCCAACATGGATGAGGATCGACTGCAGGAAATAGCTG GGGCGACTGTAGAGAACATGCTGGGCAGCCTGCTGTGCCTACCAGGCTCCAGCTCAGTGCTGCTAGACCCTTATGGATCCACCATCTCAGAGACCACCAGCGAGGCCTGGAGTGTGGAGGTCCTGCCCAGCGACTCAG AAGCCCCAGACCTGAAGCAGGAAGAGCGTCTACAGGAGTTGGAGAGCTGCTCagggctgggcagcacctccgaTGACACAGAGGTCAGAGAGGTCAGCTCCCGGCCCAGCACCCCAGGGCTCAGCGTCATCTCAG CGACATCAGAAGATAGAGGCAAGACGGAGGACCTACGGTCGGAGTGCAGCTCGGACTTTGGGGGGAAGGACTCTGTGACCAGTCCAGATGGGGAGGAGTCGTCCCACg GAGCACACCACAGTTTGGCTTCTCCGGCCTCGCAGGCAGACTCCTTACTGGCCATGTTCGATCCCCTATCCTCCGGGGAAG GTTTCTCTACTGGTACCATCGTGAGGCCCAAAGTGCACTACGCCAGGCCCCTTCATCCTCCCCCTGACCCTCCCATCCCAGAGGCCTGTGCCCTAGGCCAGGAGCCCCGCTACTCCCTGTTCACGCCCCACTGCCTGGCCCAAGCTGAGCTGGAGCACACCAAGCAACGCCACTCCTACCCAGACAGGCTGGTACGCAGCCGCAGCTCTGATATTGTTTGCCAAGGCCGCCGGCCTACCAGCGACCCGGGACTCAACCGCAGAGCGGCAGCCGAGGAGCGGGACCCTGCCGGGCACTTCTCCATGGGGCCGTCCTCGTCCCCCAGCAAGGATTCCCTAAAAGGAGAG GTTGAGGAGAGAAAGGACAGTGATGAGGAAAAGTCTGATCGCAACAGACCATGGTGGAAGAAACGTTTTCAGTCAGCCATTCCCAAAG CTCCGATAGCCTTCCGGAAAAGGGACAGGCAGGAGAAAGACGATGTGGGCCATGAACGCGTCCCACAAG ACGAAACTCTGTCCAGGAACTCCCAGGCCCAGGCAGCAGAAGACATCCTGGACAAATACAGGAACATCAAGAGGACCAGCCCTAGTGAAGGAGCCACCGCTGCAGCCTATGACACCACAGGAG AGCTGTGTGGAGAGGAGGGTTTACACGACGAAGCTCTGCAGAACATGTCCACAGACGACCTGCCAGactcagccagccagacagcccagCAACACGACTCCAGCAAGTTCTCATTCAG TGATGCAAAGAAGAAGTTGAGACTGGCCTTGTGTTCAGCAGACTCTGTGGCTTTCCCCCTCATGGCTCCTGCCACCACACGCAATGGGCTGCCTGACCACACGGACTCTGAAG ACAATGAGATCGTGTGCTTCCTGAAGGTCCAGCTGGCGGAGGCCATCAACCTGCAGGATAAGAACCAGATGGCCCAGATCCAGGAGACCACTCGCTGCGTCAGCCGCTTTGACGCACGTACCTGCAGGAAGCTGCTGGCAGCCATCGCCGAGGATTACAG GAAGCGGGCGCCCTACATAGCGTATCTGACGCGGTGTCGGCAAGGCCTGCAGACGTCCCAGGCCCACCTGGAGCGGCTGCTGCAGCGGGTGCTGAGGGACAAAGAGGTGGCTAACCGCTACTTCACCACAGTCTGTGTTCGCCTCCTACTGGAACACATGGAGGCGAAGTCCCTGGACTTCATCAAAG CCTTCCAGGGGTGCACAGCGTCAGATGACAAGACGGCGGCAGTGGAGGACTTCCTGCGCTACCTGTACGGGGCCATGGCCCATGATGCCATCTGGCAGTACGCCAGCGAGGACCAGCTGCAGGATGCCCAGATGGCCATAGAGCGCAGCGTCATGAACCGCATCTTCAAGCTGGCCTTCTACCCCAACCAGGACGGGGACATCCTGAGAGACCA GCTTCTTCAGGAACACATAGCGCGTCTCTCAAAAGTGGTGACGGCAAATCACAAAGCTCTTCAAATCCCAGAG GTGTATGCGAGGGAGGCTCCCTGGCCGTCTGCCCAGTCGGAGATCCGGACCATCAGTGCCTACAAGACTCCTCGGGACAAAGTGCAGTGTATACTGCGCATGTGTTCCACCATCATGAACCTCCTGAGTCTGGCCAACGAGGACTCTGTCCCTGGAGCTGACGACTTCGTCCCTGTGCTTGTCTTTGTCCTGATAAAG GCAAACCCGCCCTGCCTGCTGTCCACTATTCAGTACATCAATAATTTCTACGCCAGCCGGCTGAGTGGGGAGGAGTGCTATTGGTGGATGCAGTTCACCGCGGCAGTGGAATTCATTAAGACCATCGATGATCGCAAGTGA